The following proteins are co-located in the Streptomyces sp. DT2A-34 genome:
- a CDS encoding DUF3117 domain-containing protein codes for MAAMKPRTGDGPLEVTKEGRGIVMRVPLEGGGRLVVELTPDEADALGDALKKVVG; via the coding sequence ATGGCGGCCATGAAGCCGCGGACGGGCGATGGCCCGCTCGAGGTGACCAAGGAGGGGCGGGGCATCGTCATGCGCGTTCCGCTCGAAGGCGGCGGTCGGCTCGTCGTCGAGCTGACCCCTGACGAGGCCGACGCGCTCGGCGACGCCCTCAAGAAGGTCGTCGGCTGA
- a CDS encoding DivIVA domain-containing protein gives MFLFLVVALAVVVAAVTLAVVGGGEGGGPLPEAAPERLQDLLPLDRPINRVDIETLRFPLAARGYRMSDVDDALSRLGAELAERDARIADLESALAGAQASAGHVSMEKHAQDDQR, from the coding sequence ATGTTCTTGTTCCTGGTCGTCGCGCTCGCCGTCGTGGTCGCCGCGGTGACACTCGCCGTGGTGGGCGGCGGCGAGGGCGGCGGCCCTTTGCCGGAGGCCGCGCCCGAGCGCCTGCAGGACCTGCTGCCGCTGGACCGCCCGATCAACCGCGTGGACATCGAGACCCTCCGCTTTCCGCTCGCCGCCCGCGGCTACCGCATGTCCGACGTCGACGACGCCCTCAGCCGCCTCGGCGCCGAGCTCGCCGAGCGCGACGCCCGTATCGCCGACCTGGAGTCCGCGCTGGCGGGCGCGCAGGCGTCGGCCGGCCATGTGTCGATGGAGAAGCACGCCCAGGACGACCAGCGATGA
- a CDS encoding heavy metal transporter, which translates to MPASSPSSKRRGRLLRRGAAFVVLLAVAGYLAVRYVTGGTGEPGCEVVSGKAGGGRYEFTPEQAVNAATIAAVGTNRGLPERAVTIALATALQESGLRNISHGDRDSLGLFQQRPSQGWGTEQEILDPIYSADIFYEHLIKVRGYTELPLTVAAQRVQRSGFPKAYAKHEPDATLLAAALTGRSAATLTCEGRPGATRTSGPDAVRAALLRDFGQDTLQSAAEVGARKATPTPTPTVIERDGQTVLLPVTGGSGSGAGRSVRERGWQLAHWAVANASDLRIKQVSYAGREWTAGNTDSQWRATATEGASGADSGLGSVRIVTAR; encoded by the coding sequence GTGCCAGCGTCGTCCCCCTCTTCCAAACGTCGTGGCCGCCTCCTGCGTCGCGGGGCGGCCTTCGTGGTCCTGCTCGCCGTCGCGGGATATCTCGCGGTGCGGTACGTCACCGGAGGCACGGGCGAGCCGGGCTGCGAGGTCGTCTCGGGCAAGGCCGGCGGGGGGAGGTACGAGTTCACGCCGGAGCAGGCGGTGAACGCGGCGACGATCGCCGCCGTCGGCACCAACCGCGGCCTGCCCGAGCGGGCCGTGACGATCGCGCTCGCCACCGCCCTGCAGGAGTCGGGACTGCGCAACATCAGTCACGGCGACCGTGACTCCCTGGGCCTGTTCCAGCAGCGGCCCTCGCAGGGCTGGGGCACGGAGCAGGAGATCCTTGACCCGATCTACTCGGCGGACATCTTCTACGAGCACCTGATCAAGGTCCGCGGCTATACGGAGTTGCCGCTCACCGTCGCCGCGCAGCGCGTGCAGCGCAGCGGCTTTCCGAAGGCGTACGCCAAGCACGAGCCGGACGCGACGCTGCTCGCCGCCGCACTCACCGGGCGTTCGGCCGCGACGCTGACCTGCGAGGGGCGCCCCGGCGCCACACGGACCTCGGGTCCGGACGCTGTACGGGCCGCGCTCCTACGGGACTTCGGGCAGGACACGCTTCAGTCGGCCGCCGAGGTGGGCGCCCGGAAGGCCACGCCCACGCCCACTCCTACCGTGATCGAGCGCGACGGGCAGACCGTCCTGCTGCCGGTGACCGGAGGCTCCGGTTCCGGCGCCGGGCGCAGCGTCCGTGAGCGTGGGTGGCAGCTGGCCCACTGGGCCGTGGCCAACGCCTCCGACCTGCGCATCAAGCAGGTGTCGTATGCCGGGCGGGAGTGGACCGCCGGGAACACCGACAGTCAGTGGCGCGCGACTGCCACCGAGGGCGCCTCGGGGGCGGACAGCGGGCTGGGCTCGGTCCGGATCGTGACCGCTCGGTAG
- a CDS encoding DNA-3-methyladenine glycosylase I, producing the protein MSGGTALAGPDGALRCPWALSTADYVTYHDEEWGRPVHGDDALYERLSLEAFQSGLSWITILRRREGFRTAFAGFEIAKVATFTDSDRDRLLTDEGIIRNRAKIDATLANARVLADWTPGDLDALIWSHAPDPATRPVPKTLADVPAVTPESTALSKALKKRGLRFVGPTTAYALMQACGLVDDHLETCVARSAL; encoded by the coding sequence ATGAGCGGCGGTACGGCCCTCGCCGGCCCGGACGGCGCCCTGCGCTGCCCCTGGGCGCTGTCCACCGCGGACTACGTGACGTACCACGACGAGGAATGGGGCCGCCCGGTCCACGGCGACGACGCGCTCTACGAACGCCTCAGCCTGGAGGCCTTCCAGTCGGGCCTGTCCTGGATCACGATCCTGCGCCGCCGCGAGGGCTTCCGTACCGCCTTCGCGGGCTTCGAGATCGCCAAGGTCGCGACCTTCACCGACTCCGACAGGGACCGCCTCCTCACCGACGAGGGCATCATCCGCAACCGAGCCAAGATCGACGCGACCCTCGCCAACGCACGCGTGCTCGCCGACTGGACCCCGGGCGACCTGGACGCCCTGATCTGGTCCCACGCACCGGACCCGGCCACCCGCCCGGTCCCGAAGACCTTGGCGGACGTCCCCGCGGTCACTCCGGAGTCGACAGCCCTGTCCAAGGCCTTGAAGAAGCGCGGCCTGCGCTTCGTGGGCCCGACGACGGCATACGCCCTGATGCAAGCGTGCGGCCTGGTCGACGACCACTTGGAAACCTGCGTCGCGAGAAGCGCCCTTTAG
- the dapE gene encoding succinyl-diaminopimelate desuccinylase gives MADTSLDLTLDAARLTAQLVDFPSVSGTEQPLADAIEAALRALPHLSVERYGNNVVARTNLGRPERVILAGHIDTVPIADNVPSRLDEDGVLWGCGTCDMKSGVAVQLRIAATVPAPNRDLTFVFYDNEEVTADLNGLKHVAENRPEWLEGDFAVLLEPSDGEVEGGCQGTLRVLLKTKGERAHSARSWMGSNAIHAAAPILARLASYEPRYPVIDGLEYREGLNAVGIKGGVAGNVIPDECVVTVNFRYAPDRTEEEAIAHVHEVFADCGVEEFVVDDHSGGALPGLSHPAAAAFMEAVGGTARPKYGWTDVSRFSSLGIPAVNYGPGNPHLAHKRDERVETAKILAGEERLRAWLTA, from the coding sequence ATGGCCGACACCTCCCTTGACCTCACGCTGGACGCCGCGCGGCTCACCGCGCAGCTCGTCGACTTCCCCTCCGTCAGCGGCACCGAGCAACCCCTCGCTGACGCCATCGAGGCCGCCCTGCGCGCCCTGCCGCATCTGTCGGTCGAGCGGTACGGCAACAACGTCGTGGCGCGTACGAACCTGGGGCGGCCCGAGCGCGTGATCCTCGCCGGTCACATCGACACGGTGCCGATCGCGGACAACGTCCCGTCGAGGCTGGACGAGGACGGCGTCCTGTGGGGCTGCGGCACCTGCGACATGAAGTCGGGCGTGGCGGTCCAGCTCCGCATCGCGGCCACCGTGCCCGCGCCGAACCGCGACCTGACCTTCGTCTTCTACGACAACGAAGAGGTGACCGCGGACCTCAACGGCCTCAAGCACGTCGCGGAGAACCGTCCGGAGTGGCTGGAGGGCGACTTCGCGGTCCTCCTCGAGCCGTCGGACGGCGAGGTGGAGGGCGGCTGCCAGGGCACGCTCAGGGTCCTGCTCAAGACCAAGGGCGAGCGCGCCCACTCCGCGCGCAGCTGGATGGGCTCGAACGCGATCCACGCGGCGGCGCCGATCCTCGCGCGCCTGGCCTCGTACGAACCGCGCTACCCGGTGATCGACGGCCTGGAGTACCGCGAGGGCCTGAACGCGGTCGGCATCAAGGGCGGTGTGGCCGGCAACGTCATCCCGGACGAGTGCGTGGTGACCGTCAACTTCCGCTATGCGCCGGACCGTACGGAGGAGGAGGCCATCGCGCACGTCCACGAGGTCTTCGCCGACTGCGGGGTCGAGGAGTTCGTGGTGGACGACCACAGCGGCGGCGCGCTGCCGGGGCTGTCCCACCCGGCGGCGGCGGCGTTCATGGAGGCGGTCGGAGGAACTGCTCGCCCCAAGTACGGCTGGACGGACGTCTCCCGCTTCTCGTCCCTGGGCATCCCGGCGGTCAACTACGGCCCCGGCAACCCGCACTTGGCGCACAAGCGTGACGAACGCGTCGAGACGGCGAAGATCCTGGCGGGGGAGGAGCGGCTGAGGGCGTGGCTCACGGCGTAG
- a CDS encoding ATP-binding protein, which translates to MSLPLTRRIARAALLVAAGAAAGVGAAGSASAAPELPDASKVGGLTALDGASVVDGAATNATGLAGGAVDTAVDGALPTATKAGDKVTKTGGKAAKKAVPTAAKVGGKVAKKATPAAQETAGGVAGSVGSVLGDTAGVATTSGVPSTGSLPVQALPLS; encoded by the coding sequence ATGTCCCTCCCCCTGACCCGCCGGATCGCTCGTGCCGCGCTGCTCGTCGCTGCCGGAGCGGCTGCCGGGGTCGGTGCGGCCGGCTCCGCCAGCGCGGCCCCCGAACTGCCCGACGCCTCGAAGGTCGGCGGGCTGACCGCCCTGGACGGCGCCAGCGTCGTCGACGGCGCGGCCACGAACGCCACCGGGCTCGCGGGTGGCGCCGTCGACACCGCGGTCGACGGCGCGCTGCCGACCGCGACGAAGGCCGGCGACAAGGTGACCAAGACCGGCGGCAAGGCCGCGAAGAAGGCGGTGCCGACCGCGGCCAAGGTCGGCGGCAAGGTTGCGAAGAAGGCGACGCCCGCGGCTCAGGAGACCGCGGGTGGTGTGGCCGGGTCGGTCGGAAGCGTCCTCGGCGACACGGCCGGTGTGGCCACGACGAGCGGCGTGCCGTCGACCGGCTCGCTGCCGGTGCAGGCGCTTCCCCTCAGCTGA
- a CDS encoding transglutaminase-like domain-containing protein: MRPPYPPPPERSAELRRRFAEEARSERPDLSTLCLLVGAEADGALDEAGMDAAQVELDGLAGRLPFRPGGPRSWAVALRELLGERYGFRGSAADYQRLESSLLHQVLVRRRGLPILLSVVWMEVARRAGAPVYGVALPGHFVVGFGPTEEQVLADPFDGGRVLTGSDAQMLVAGATGAPLQPSMLTPADPLDVVLRILNNIRAWAATRPERTDVGLWAVELSLLLPSHPARLRFERAQLLVQRGDFVEGAAELEAYAELISVVDEGAAERVRGQARAARAMLN; the protein is encoded by the coding sequence ATGCGTCCCCCCTACCCCCCACCGCCCGAACGTTCCGCCGAGCTGCGGCGGCGGTTCGCCGAAGAGGCGCGGTCCGAGCGGCCCGACCTGTCCACGCTGTGTCTGCTGGTGGGGGCCGAGGCGGACGGGGCGCTGGACGAGGCGGGCATGGACGCGGCGCAGGTGGAGCTGGACGGGCTGGCGGGGCGGCTGCCGTTCCGGCCCGGAGGGCCGCGGTCGTGGGCGGTCGCTCTGCGGGAGCTGCTCGGGGAGCGGTACGGGTTTCGCGGCTCCGCCGCGGACTATCAGCGGCTGGAATCGTCGTTGCTGCATCAGGTGCTGGTGCGGCGCAGGGGGCTGCCGATCCTGCTGTCGGTGGTGTGGATGGAGGTGGCGCGGCGGGCGGGGGCGCCTGTGTACGGGGTCGCTCTGCCGGGACATTTCGTGGTGGGGTTCGGGCCGACTGAGGAGCAGGTGCTCGCCGACCCGTTCGACGGGGGGCGGGTGCTGACCGGGAGCGATGCGCAGATGCTGGTGGCGGGGGCCACGGGGGCGCCGCTCCAGCCGTCGATGTTGACGCCGGCCGATCCCTTGGATGTGGTGCTGCGGATCCTGAACAACATCCGCGCCTGGGCGGCCACCCGGCCCGAGCGGACGGATGTGGGCTTGTGGGCGGTGGAGTTGTCGCTGTTGCTGCCGTCGCATCCGGCTCGGTTGCGGTTCGAGCGGGCGCAGTTGCTGGTGCAGCGGGGGGACTTCGTCGAGGGGGCGGCGGAGTTGGAGGCATACGCGGAGTTGATCAGTGTGGTGGATGAGGGGGCGGCGGAACGGGTGCGGGGGCAGGCTCGGGCTGCTCGGGCGATGTTGAACTGA
- a CDS encoding enoyl-CoA hydratase/isomerase family protein: MADTVLYEVSDGLATITLNRPEAMNALNIETKVALREAVQAAAGDDAVRAVLLTAAGERAFCVGQDLKEHIGLLVSDRETGSRQTMSTVREHYNPVVTALTSMAKPVVAGVNGVAAGAGFGFALAADYRVVADTAAFNTSFAGVALTADSGISWTLPRVVGPGRAADLLLFPRSIKAQEAYELGIANRVVPAGELHEEAAKVARALAEGPTVAYGAIKEAMAYGLSHSLEETLDKEDELQTRAGSSEDHAIAVQAFVNKEKPKYLGR; the protein is encoded by the coding sequence ATGGCCGACACCGTGCTCTACGAGGTGAGCGACGGGCTCGCGACGATCACGCTGAACCGCCCCGAGGCGATGAACGCGCTGAACATCGAGACCAAGGTCGCCCTGCGGGAGGCGGTCCAGGCTGCGGCGGGCGACGACGCCGTACGGGCCGTGCTGCTGACCGCGGCCGGGGAGCGGGCGTTCTGCGTGGGTCAGGACCTCAAGGAGCACATCGGGCTGCTGGTCTCGGACCGGGAGACCGGGTCGCGGCAGACGATGAGCACGGTGCGGGAGCATTACAACCCGGTCGTGACCGCGCTTACGTCCATGGCGAAGCCGGTGGTGGCCGGGGTGAACGGGGTTGCGGCGGGGGCGGGCTTCGGTTTCGCGTTGGCCGCGGACTATCGGGTCGTGGCGGACACGGCTGCGTTCAATACGTCCTTCGCCGGGGTCGCGCTGACCGCCGACTCCGGCATCTCGTGGACGCTGCCTCGGGTCGTGGGGCCCGGGCGGGCGGCTGACCTGCTGCTCTTCCCGCGGAGCATCAAGGCGCAGGAGGCGTACGAGCTGGGCATCGCGAACCGGGTTGTGCCTGCCGGTGAGCTGCACGAAGAGGCCGCGAAGGTGGCGCGGGCACTCGCCGAGGGGCCGACGGTGGCGTATGGGGCGATCAAGGAGGCAATGGCGTACGGGCTGTCGCACTCCTTGGAGGAGACCTTGGACAAGGAGGACGAGCTGCAGACGCGTGCCGGGTCGTCGGAGGACCATGCGATCGCTGTGCAGGCGTTTGTGAACAAGGAGAAGCCAAAGTATTTGGGCCGATGA
- a CDS encoding bifunctional succinyldiaminopimelate transaminase/glutamate-prephenate aminotransferase yields the protein MSAVSDRLPTFPWDKLEPYKKTAAAHPDGIVDLSVGTPVDPVPELIQKALIDAADSPGYPTVWGTPALRDAITGWVERRLGAREVTHRHVLPIVGSKELVAWLPTQLGLGPGDKVAYPRLAYPTYEVGARLARADYEVYDTETFAATAAGTELDPEGLKLLWLNSPSNPTGQVLSKAELTRIVAWAREHGILLFSDKCYLELGWEADPVSVLHPDVNGGSYEGIVAVHSLSKRSNLAGYRAAFLAGDPAVLAPLLEIRKHGGMMTSAPTQAAVIAALGDDEHVRVQRDRYAARREALRGALEAHGFRIEHSEASLYLWATRDESCWTTVSHLADLGILVAPGDFYGEAGARHVRVAFTATDERVGEAVRRLA from the coding sequence GTGTCCGCAGTCTCCGACCGCCTTCCGACCTTCCCCTGGGACAAGCTGGAGCCGTACAAGAAGACGGCCGCCGCGCACCCGGACGGCATCGTCGACCTCTCCGTCGGCACGCCGGTCGACCCCGTGCCCGAGCTGATCCAGAAGGCCCTGATCGACGCGGCGGACTCCCCGGGCTATCCGACGGTCTGGGGCACCCCGGCACTGCGTGACGCGATCACGGGCTGGGTGGAGCGCCGCCTGGGCGCCCGCGAGGTCACCCACCGCCACGTGCTTCCCATCGTCGGCTCCAAGGAACTGGTCGCCTGGCTCCCCACCCAGCTGGGCCTCGGCCCCGGCGACAAGGTGGCCTACCCGCGGCTGGCGTACCCGACGTACGAGGTGGGCGCCCGTCTGGCCCGCGCGGACTACGAGGTGTACGACACGGAGACATTTGCGGCTACCGCCGCGGGGACGGAGCTGGACCCCGAGGGTCTGAAGCTGCTCTGGCTGAACTCGCCGTCGAACCCCACCGGCCAGGTGCTGTCCAAGGCGGAGCTCACCCGGATCGTGGCGTGGGCCCGCGAGCACGGCATCCTGCTCTTCTCCGACAAGTGCTACCTGGAGCTGGGCTGGGAGGCCGACCCGGTCTCGGTCCTGCACCCGGACGTGAACGGCGGCTCGTACGAGGGCATTGTCGCCGTCCACAGCCTCTCCAAGCGCTCGAACCTGGCCGGCTACCGCGCCGCGTTCCTGGCGGGCGACCCCGCGGTCCTGGCCCCCCTCCTGGAGATCCGCAAGCACGGCGGCATGATGACGTCGGCGCCGACCCAGGCGGCGGTGATCGCGGCCCTGGGCGACGACGAACACGTCCGCGTCCAGCGCGACCGCTACGCGGCCCGCCGCGAGGCCCTCCGCGGGGCCTTGGAAGCACACGGCTTCCGCATCGAGCACAGCGAGGCCAGCCTCTACCTCTGGGCCACACGGGACGAGTCCTGCTGGACCACGGTCTCCCACCTGGCCGACCTCGGCATCCTGGTGGCCCCGGGCGACTTCTACGGCGAGGCGGGCGCCCGGCACGTACGCGTGGCGTTCACGGCGACGGACGAGCGGGTGGGCGAAGCGGTGCGCCGCTTGGCGTAA
- a CDS encoding TIGR00730 family Rossman fold protein encodes MATGNPEGKKQPPSEQRLGPVIRRRSQVKASTTDQRLLDAGGPSDWVHTDPWRVLRIQSEFIEGFGTLAELPSAISVFGSARTPVDSPEYDAGVRLGRGLVEAGFAVITGGGPGAMEAANKGACEAGGISVGLGIELPFEQGLNPYVDIGLNFRYFFVRKMMFVKYAQGFVVLPGGLGTLDELFEALTLVQTQKVTRFPIVLFGSEYWGGLVDWLKNTLIAQGKASEKDLLLFHVTDDVEEAVALVSKEAGR; translated from the coding sequence ATGGCTACCGGCAACCCCGAGGGGAAGAAGCAGCCACCGTCGGAGCAGCGTCTGGGCCCGGTCATCCGAAGGCGGAGCCAGGTGAAGGCGAGTACGACCGACCAGCGACTGCTGGACGCGGGCGGGCCCTCCGACTGGGTCCACACGGACCCCTGGCGAGTCCTGCGCATCCAGTCGGAGTTCATCGAGGGCTTCGGCACCCTCGCCGAACTCCCGTCGGCCATCAGCGTCTTCGGCTCGGCCCGCACACCGGTCGACTCTCCCGAGTACGACGCCGGAGTCCGCCTCGGCCGAGGCCTGGTCGAGGCGGGCTTCGCGGTGATCACGGGCGGCGGCCCCGGCGCCATGGAGGCGGCGAACAAGGGCGCGTGCGAGGCGGGCGGCATCTCGGTCGGCCTCGGCATCGAGCTTCCCTTCGAGCAGGGGCTCAACCCCTACGTCGACATCGGCCTGAACTTCCGGTACTTCTTCGTCCGCAAGATGATGTTCGTCAAGTACGCCCAGGGCTTCGTGGTCCTCCCCGGCGGCCTCGGCACCCTCGACGAACTCTTCGAGGCCCTCACCCTGGTCCAGACCCAGAAGGTCACCCGCTTCCCGATCGTCCTCTTCGGCAGCGAGTACTGGGGCGGCCTCGTCGACTGGCTGAAGAACACACTGATCGCCCAGGGCAAGGCCTCGGAGAAGGACCTGCTCCTGTTCCACGTCACGGACGACGTGGAGGAGGCGGTGGCACTGGTGTCGAAGGAGGCGGGGCGCTAG
- the folP gene encoding dihydropteroate synthase has product MLRLGRREFDTHEPVIMAIVNRTPDSFYDQGATFRDEPALARVEQAVAEGAAIIDIGGVKAGPGEEVTAEEEARRTVGFVAEVRRRFPDVVISVDTWRASVGAAVCEAGADLLNDAWGGVDPGLAEVAARYGVGLVCTHAGGTEPRTRPHRVTYDDVMADILRVTVGLAERALALGVPRESILIDPGHDFGKNTRHSLEATRRLGEMVATGWPVLVSLSNKDFVGETLDRPVKERVVGTLATTAVSAWLGAQVYRVHEVAETRQVLDMVASIAGRRAPAVARRGLA; this is encoded by the coding sequence ATGCTCAGGCTGGGCAGGCGTGAGTTCGACACGCACGAGCCGGTGATCATGGCGATCGTGAACCGGACCCCGGACTCCTTCTACGACCAAGGGGCCACGTTCCGCGACGAGCCCGCCCTCGCGCGCGTGGAGCAGGCCGTGGCCGAGGGGGCGGCGATCATCGACATCGGTGGGGTCAAGGCCGGGCCGGGGGAAGAGGTGACCGCCGAGGAGGAGGCGCGGCGGACGGTCGGGTTCGTGGCCGAGGTGCGGCGGCGTTTCCCGGATGTCGTGATCAGCGTGGACACCTGGCGGGCCTCGGTCGGGGCGGCGGTGTGCGAGGCGGGGGCGGATCTGCTGAACGACGCGTGGGGTGGGGTGGATCCGGGGCTGGCGGAGGTTGCCGCGCGGTACGGGGTGGGGCTGGTGTGTACGCATGCCGGAGGTACCGAGCCTCGGACTCGGCCGCATCGGGTGACGTACGACGACGTCATGGCCGACATTCTTCGGGTGACGGTGGGGCTGGCCGAACGGGCGTTGGCGCTGGGGGTGCCGCGGGAGTCGATCCTGATCGATCCCGGGCACGACTTCGGGAAGAACACGCGGCACAGTCTTGAGGCGACTCGGCGGTTGGGGGAGATGGTCGCGACGGGGTGGCCGGTGTTGGTGTCCCTGTCGAACAAGGACTTCGTCGGGGAGACGCTGGACCGGCCGGTGAAGGAGCGGGTGGTGGGGACGCTGGCCACGACTGCTGTGTCTGCGTGGTTGGGGGCGCAGGTGTATCGGGTGCATGAGGTGGCGGAGACGCGGCAGGTGCTGGACATGGTCGCGTCGATCGCGGGGCGCCGGGCGCCGGCGGTGGCGCGGCGGGGGCTGGCGTGA
- a CDS encoding DNA-binding response regulator, with protein MVREALAALLGLEDDIEVVVQVARGDEVLAAARAHDVDVALLDIEMPGATGIEAAALVHAELPALKLVILTTFGRPGYLRSAMESGADAFLVKDAPAAQLAQAVRKVLAGERVIDPTLAAAALAEGANPLTDREREVLRAAEDGSTNAELAAALHLSQGTVRNYLSTAIQKLAARNRAEAVRLAREKGWL; from the coding sequence ATGGTCCGCGAGGCCCTGGCCGCCCTGCTCGGCCTGGAGGACGACATCGAGGTCGTCGTCCAGGTGGCCCGCGGCGACGAGGTCCTGGCGGCGGCCCGCGCGCACGACGTGGACGTGGCCCTCCTCGACATAGAGATGCCCGGCGCGACCGGCATCGAGGCGGCGGCCCTCGTGCACGCGGAGCTGCCGGCCCTGAAGCTGGTCATCCTCACCACCTTCGGCCGCCCCGGCTACCTCCGCAGCGCGATGGAGTCGGGCGCCGACGCCTTCCTGGTCAAGGACGCACCGGCGGCCCAACTGGCCCAGGCGGTACGGAAGGTACTCGCGGGCGAGCGCGTCATCGACCCCACGCTCGCGGCAGCGGCCCTGGCGGAGGGCGCCAACCCTTTGACGGACCGCGAGCGAGAGGTACTGCGAGCAGCGGAGGACGGCTCCACGAACGCCGAACTCGCGGCGGCCCTGCACCTGTCACAGGGCACGGTCCGCAACTACCTGTCGACAGCGATCCAGAAACTGGCGGCACGGAACAGGGCGGAGGCGGTACGGCTCGCACGAGAAAAGGGCTGGCTGTAG
- the fdxA gene encoding ferredoxin, whose translation MTYVIAQPCVDVKDKACIEECPVDCIYEGQRSLYIHPDECVDCGACEPVCPVEAIFYEDDTPEEWKDYYKANVEFFDELGSPGGASKLGLIERDHPFIAALPPQAE comes from the coding sequence GTGACCTACGTCATCGCGCAGCCTTGTGTCGACGTCAAGGACAAGGCGTGCATCGAGGAGTGCCCGGTCGACTGCATCTACGAGGGCCAGCGGTCCTTGTACATCCACCCGGACGAATGCGTCGACTGTGGTGCCTGTGAGCCGGTATGCCCGGTCGAGGCGATCTTCTACGAGGACGACACTCCGGAGGAGTGGAAGGACTACTACAAGGCGAACGTCGAGTTCTTCGACGAGCTCGGCTCCCCCGGCGGCGCCAGCAAGCTGGGCCTGATCGAACGGGACCACCCCTTCATCGCCGCGCTGCCGCCGCAGGCCGAGTAA
- a CDS encoding GNAT family N-acetyltransferase → MEISATGRLEVRVTAADVGKRVSVRRLNDPAPPGEKFTDTVGVLASWDDGVLLITRKSGETVRIPEASLVAGKVVPAAPARRRGPAASYEELAQVATRAWRPVESERLGEWELRAASGFTRRANSVLPLGDPGMPLQAALDVVRRWYGDRGLPAYVQTATGARACPADQAGAADVRARPRDAGMIRRAGPEGTQEPLCAELERLGWVREVSAEMWIGALAPVADRATPAEVAGVVLSREADEAWLARYQRKGVSEVALEVLRSGPSVWFATVPGAGGGAPAAIGRCVVDGRWAGFAAVEVDPALRRQGLATRVMAALARRALDEGASAAWLQVETENAGAREMYARMGFAAHHAYHHYREPGACGGEPRTTGC, encoded by the coding sequence GTGGAAATCTCTGCGACGGGGCGCCTTGAGGTCCGTGTCACCGCTGCTGACGTGGGTAAACGAGTCTCCGTACGCCGCCTGAACGATCCTGCGCCTCCGGGTGAGAAGTTCACCGACACGGTGGGTGTTCTCGCATCATGGGACGACGGTGTGCTGCTGATCACACGGAAGAGTGGCGAGACCGTCCGCATCCCGGAAGCGTCGCTGGTCGCGGGCAAGGTGGTGCCCGCCGCTCCCGCCCGGCGCCGCGGGCCTGCCGCCTCGTACGAGGAGCTGGCGCAGGTCGCCACGCGCGCGTGGCGGCCGGTGGAGAGCGAGCGGCTCGGCGAGTGGGAGCTGCGGGCCGCGTCCGGCTTCACCCGGCGGGCCAACTCGGTGCTGCCGCTCGGCGACCCCGGGATGCCGCTCCAGGCGGCGCTCGATGTCGTACGGCGCTGGTACGGCGACCGCGGGCTCCCCGCGTACGTCCAGACCGCGACCGGGGCGAGGGCCTGTCCGGCGGATCAGGCCGGTGCCGCAGATGTGCGTGCCAGGCCCCGCGACGCCGGCATGATCCGCCGGGCCGGCCCTGAGGGCACGCAGGAGCCGCTGTGCGCGGAGCTGGAGCGGCTGGGGTGGGTGCGGGAGGTGTCCGCCGAGATGTGGATCGGGGCGTTGGCGCCGGTCGCCGACCGAGCCACCCCGGCCGAGGTGGCCGGGGTGGTGCTGTCCCGGGAGGCGGACGAGGCTTGGCTTGCCCGGTATCAGCGCAAGGGGGTGAGCGAGGTGGCTCTGGAGGTGCTGAGGAGCGGGCCGTCGGTGTGGTTCGCGACGGTTCCCGGTGCGGGCGGCGGTGCGCCTGCCGCCATCGGGCGGTGTGTCGTGGACGGGCGGTGGGCCGGGTTCGCCGCCGTGGAGGTCGATCCGGCGCTGCGGCGGCAGGGGCTGGCGACCCGGGTGATGGCCGCGCTGGCCCGGCGTGCCCTCGACGAAGGGGCGTCGGCGGCGTGGCTGCAGGTCGAGACGGAGAACGCGGGGGCGCGGGAGATGTACGCCCGGATGGGGTTCGCCGCGCATCACGCGTACCACCACTATCGCGAGCCAGGTGCCTGCGGCGGTGAGCCGCGAACCACCGGCTGCTGA